A stretch of Borrelia turcica IST7 DNA encodes these proteins:
- a CDS encoding YitT family protein, translating into MKKKRNKWKRIKHKTRFIIHIILRKRLKNIFKDPKLILISTLQITIGSLLMAISTNILYIPHGLLSGGIAGIALMLHYLLSFNLGLTIFILNIPLFILGIKFLNITFVIQSWIAMALYSIMVNYSQFLQGKMQLNDMMLVSILAGLISGLGLGLIFRAKGSSGGSDIVSMIIKEKYSISIGTTNFLVNLAVLLIAAVFFNVEIALYTLIASFVTSVMTDKASIGFGNQKAIFIISDKGKEISYLITNKLKVAATLIDGQGAWAGNDKTIVFIVVPTIRMSRIKYISQKVDPNCFITVLNTNEITGGKKITESTQSKQDIET; encoded by the coding sequence ATGAAGAAAAAAAGGAACAAGTGGAAGAGAATAAAGCACAAGACTAGGTTTATTATACACATAATACTTAGAAAACGACTTAAAAATATCTTTAAAGATCCTAAACTAATACTGATTAGTACACTACAAATAACAATTGGTTCTCTTTTAATGGCAATATCTACAAATATTTTATATATACCACATGGTCTTTTGAGTGGAGGAATTGCTGGAATTGCTTTAATGCTTCATTACCTTTTAAGCTTCAACTTAGGACTCACAATATTCATCTTAAATATTCCACTATTCATTCTTGGAATCAAATTTTTAAACATAACATTTGTAATTCAAAGCTGGATTGCAATGGCTTTATATTCTATCATGGTAAACTATTCACAATTTTTGCAAGGTAAAATGCAACTTAATGACATGATGCTTGTATCTATCTTAGCAGGCCTCATATCAGGTCTTGGACTTGGTTTAATCTTTAGAGCAAAGGGATCCTCAGGGGGTTCAGACATAGTCTCTATGATCATTAAAGAAAAATATTCAATTAGTATTGGAACTACAAACTTTCTTGTTAATCTTGCTGTATTATTAATTGCAGCTGTCTTTTTTAATGTCGAGATTGCTCTTTATACTTTAATTGCTTCTTTTGTAACATCTGTTATGACAGACAAGGCAAGCATAGGATTTGGCAATCAAAAAGCAATATTCATTATTTCAGATAAGGGGAAAGAAATATCTTATCTTATTACCAATAAATTAAAAGTAGCAGCCACGCTAATTGACGGACAAGGTGCTTGGGCGGGAAATGATAAGACTATAGTTTTCATAGTGGTCCCCACAATACGTATGTCAAGAATTAAATATATTTCTCAAAAGGTCGATCCCAACTGTTTCATTACAGTACTTAATACAAACGAAATAACCGGTGGTAAAAAAATTACAGAGTCAACTCAATCTAAACAAGATATTGAAACTTAA
- the queA gene encoding tRNA preQ1(34) S-adenosylmethionine ribosyltransferase-isomerase QueA, with protein sequence MDTKEFYFDLPSNLIAQHPSKKRGLSRLMVLDPSNQKVYHDHSVNDILKYINSNTFLVFNDSRVRKSRIYAKTDNGGSVEFLMLARIADDIFTCLISKARRQNVGRVYKFPQDLLAQVISKTDSEFTLKFNQNVDESYFEQYGLIPLPPYIKRNYEKEDEERYRTIYSKYIGSTASATAGLHFSRELFSLLDKNRIEYDFITLHVGLGTFLPVRTKRIEEHKMHFERFFIKDSVALRLEKAKALGKKILAIGTTTLRALESAYDNSNFMRGEQQTDLFIYPGKNYDFKFVDMLFTNFHTPESTLLMLVSSFGGKDFVFSSYREAVEMNYKFFSYGDATLFLNHV encoded by the coding sequence ATGGATACCAAGGAATTTTATTTTGATTTGCCATCTAATTTAATAGCACAACATCCAAGTAAAAAAAGAGGTTTATCAAGATTAATGGTTCTAGATCCTAGTAATCAGAAAGTTTACCATGATCATTCTGTAAATGATATATTGAAGTATATTAATAGCAATACTTTTTTAGTTTTTAATGATTCGAGGGTTAGAAAATCGAGAATATATGCCAAAACAGATAATGGGGGTAGTGTTGAATTTTTAATGCTAGCTAGAATAGCAGATGATATATTTACATGTCTGATTTCTAAGGCAAGGAGGCAAAATGTTGGCAGAGTCTATAAATTTCCTCAGGATTTATTAGCTCAAGTAATTTCAAAGACAGATAGTGAGTTTACGCTTAAATTTAATCAAAATGTGGATGAATCTTATTTTGAACAATATGGACTTATTCCTTTACCGCCTTATATTAAGAGAAATTATGAAAAAGAAGATGAGGAGCGTTATCGTACAATTTATTCAAAGTATATAGGTTCAACAGCCTCAGCTACGGCAGGGCTACATTTTAGTAGGGAACTTTTTTCTTTATTAGATAAAAATAGGATTGAATATGATTTTATTACTCTTCATGTTGGCCTTGGAACTTTTCTTCCTGTAAGAACAAAGAGAATAGAGGAACATAAGATGCATTTTGAGAGATTTTTTATAAAAGATTCTGTTGCACTTAGACTTGAGAAGGCAAAGGCTTTAGGTAAGAAAATTTTAGCTATTGGAACCACCACCCTAAGGGCATTGGAGTCAGCTTATGACAATAGCAACTTTATGAGGGGCGAGCAACAAACAGATCTTTTTATTTATCCGGGGAAGAATTATGACTTTAAATTTGTTGATATGCTTTTTACAAATTTTCATACACCAGAATCAACTCTTTTAATGTTGGTGTCTTCATTTGGAGGTAAAGACTTTGTATTTAGTTCTTACAGGGAAGCTGTTGAGATGAATTATAAGTTTTTCTCTTATGGTGATGCTACTTTATTTTTAAATCACGTATAG
- the udk gene encoding uridine kinase, whose protein sequence is MVKIIGIAGGSGSGKTTVVNKISEVIPEFVLISQDNYYKSVGDYEYQFLNVNFDHPDAFDNNLFYEQLKKIKQNEPINMPLYDFINHRRKPETVEIYPTPVVIVEGIMIFVEERVRNLIDLKIYIDTPNDIRFIRRLERDMSRRGRTLESVIEQYLNTTRAGYYRFIEPTKEYADLIIPEGGHNERALYVLSSFLRALGKDSSDFF, encoded by the coding sequence ATGGTTAAGATTATTGGAATAGCTGGTGGGTCTGGAAGTGGGAAGACTACGGTTGTTAATAAAATTAGCGAAGTTATTCCTGAATTTGTTCTTATATCTCAAGATAATTATTATAAAAGTGTTGGTGATTATGAATATCAATTTTTAAATGTTAATTTTGACCATCCAGATGCTTTTGATAATAATTTATTTTATGAACAGTTAAAAAAAATAAAACAAAATGAGCCAATTAATATGCCTCTTTATGATTTTATTAATCATAGAAGAAAACCGGAAACTGTAGAGATATATCCAACTCCTGTTGTTATTGTTGAGGGTATTATGATTTTTGTTGAAGAGAGAGTGCGCAATCTAATAGATTTAAAGATATACATTGATACACCTAATGATATTAGGTTTATTAGAAGGCTTGAAAGAGATATGTCTAGAAGAGGACGTACGTTGGAATCGGTTATTGAACAGTATTTAAATACTACAAGAGCAGGGTATTATAGATTTATTGAGCCCACTAAGGAATATGCTGATCTTATTATTCCTGAGGGAGGGCATAATGAGAGAGCTCTTTATGTACTCTCATCATTCTTAAGAGCTCTTGGAAAGGATAGTTCGGATTTTTTTTAA
- the ruvA gene encoding Holliday junction branch migration protein RuvA, which yields MINKIYGKIIEKRESSVVIVALPFEFEILVSSFCMTELNLLEDAEVLIYLHLREDEIKLFGFANTEEREIFEELISVDGIGPRAALRILSGIKYSEFRDAIEREDVKLISKVKGIGNKTAGKIFLKLRGKLVKSDELSSDIFKFKDLEQSIVNMGFDRKLVVIKIREVLSTDEFLMLREEDQEQFLFGETLKRLSS from the coding sequence ATGATAAACAAGATTTATGGTAAAATTATCGAGAAAAGAGAATCCAGTGTTGTTATTGTAGCACTTCCCTTTGAATTTGAGATTTTAGTTAGTTCTTTTTGTATGACAGAATTGAACTTACTAGAAGATGCTGAGGTATTAATTTATCTTCATTTAAGGGAAGACGAAATTAAACTTTTTGGTTTTGCAAATACAGAGGAGAGAGAAATTTTTGAAGAGCTTATTAGTGTAGACGGAATAGGGCCAAGGGCAGCTTTAAGGATACTGTCAGGCATTAAATACAGTGAATTTAGAGATGCAATTGAAAGGGAAGATGTGAAACTTATTTCTAAAGTTAAAGGCATTGGAAACAAGACAGCAGGTAAAATATTTTTAAAACTTAGAGGGAAACTTGTTAAATCTGATGAATTGAGTTCAGATATATTTAAATTTAAGGACCTTGAACAATCAATTGTTAATATGGGTTTTGATAGGAAGCTTGTTGTGATTAAGATAAGAGAAGTTTTGTCTACTGATGAATTTTTGATGTTAAGAGAAGAAGATCAGGAGCAATTTTTATTCGGAGAAACCTTAAAAAGACTTTCAAGTTAA
- a CDS encoding rhodanese-like domain-containing protein translates to MLVDYVKFILLILFLIFYVWLFIILKMKRSNLALLERIKEGATILDIRSAKEYNKFHYARAVNIPFNNLFAKKDKLGSVDSQIIIYGRSFNKCFEAEKILRGVGFKNIFVAGTLKNMPKLQEEGNG, encoded by the coding sequence ATGCTAGTGGATTATGTAAAGTTTATACTCTTAATACTTTTCCTTATTTTTTATGTTTGGCTTTTTATTATTTTAAAAATGAAAAGGTCTAATCTAGCTTTGCTAGAGAGGATTAAAGAAGGGGCAACAATATTAGATATTAGATCTGCTAAAGAATATAATAAATTTCATTATGCAAGGGCGGTTAATATTCCTTTTAATAATTTATTTGCTAAGAAAGATAAGTTAGGTAGTGTTGATAGTCAAATAATAATATATGGTAGAAGTTTTAATAAATGTTTTGAAGCTGAGAAAATTTTAAGAGGAGTAGGATTTAAGAATATATTTGTTGCAGGAACTTTGAAGAATATGCCTAAATTGCAAGAAGAAGGTAATGGTTAA
- a CDS encoding diphosphate--fructose-6-phosphate 1-phosphotransferase encodes MISSLQKERYQYAPKLPKILEHDFKNISVVFGEKTEGLQDREALREVFKNTYGLSVISFAQGSSSIDFSKVLNVGIILSGGPAPGGHNVVAGVFDAMKKANSGSKIFGFKGGPSGLLEDKKIEITSDLIDSYRNTGGFDIISSGRTKIETESQYEQVLSVALKNNLNAIIVIGGDDSNTNAALLAEFFKKKKHDIQVIGVPKTIDADLKNEHIQISFGFDSATKTYSELIGNLCRDAMSTRKYWHFVKLMGRSASHVALECALKTQPNVCIISEEVLAKNKTLSDLVSEITSVVVKRSLKGYDFGVVIVPEGVIEFIPEVKSLMTNLCSIFDSNENEFKGLSVEAIREIFISKLNGYMKEVYSSLPLFIQIELVNSILERDPHGNFNVSRVPTEKLFIEMVNVKLEELRKLGEYSGKFIPVDHFFGYEGRSAVPSNFDSNYCYSLGYNAALLVLNGLTGYMSSIKHLNKNATEWTAGGIPLTMMMNMEERYGVAKPVIKKALVDLSGAPFNEFAKNRERWAVDNLYIYPGPIQYFGPSKLVDETTLTLKLELEN; translated from the coding sequence ATGATTTCATCTTTACAAAAAGAAAGATATCAATATGCACCTAAGTTGCCTAAAATTTTGGAACATGATTTTAAAAATATTAGTGTAGTTTTTGGTGAAAAAACGGAAGGTCTTCAAGATAGAGAAGCCTTAAGGGAAGTTTTTAAAAATACTTATGGACTTTCGGTTATTAGTTTTGCTCAGGGATCTTCAAGTATAGACTTTTCAAAGGTTTTAAATGTGGGGATAATCCTTTCAGGTGGACCTGCTCCTGGAGGACATAATGTTGTGGCTGGTGTTTTTGATGCAATGAAGAAAGCAAATTCAGGTTCAAAAATTTTTGGATTTAAAGGAGGGCCTTCAGGCTTATTGGAAGATAAGAAAATTGAAATTACTAGTGATTTAATAGATTCTTATAGAAATACTGGAGGTTTTGATATTATATCTTCTGGACGAACCAAAATAGAGACAGAGTCTCAGTATGAACAAGTTTTGTCAGTTGCTCTTAAAAATAATCTTAATGCAATTATTGTTATTGGTGGTGATGATTCAAATACTAATGCAGCCTTGTTAGCAGAATTTTTTAAAAAAAAGAAACACGATATTCAAGTTATTGGTGTTCCTAAAACAATAGATGCTGATCTTAAGAATGAACATATTCAAATTTCATTTGGATTTGATTCTGCTACTAAGACTTATTCTGAATTGATAGGCAATTTATGTCGTGATGCTATGTCAACTAGGAAATATTGGCATTTTGTTAAACTTATGGGAAGAAGTGCATCTCATGTTGCCCTTGAGTGTGCATTAAAGACTCAACCTAATGTATGTATTATATCTGAGGAAGTTTTAGCGAAAAATAAGACCTTATCGGATCTTGTTAGCGAAATAACTTCTGTTGTAGTAAAGCGTTCTTTGAAAGGATATGATTTTGGTGTAGTTATAGTACCTGAGGGTGTTATTGAGTTTATCCCTGAAGTTAAGTCCTTGATGACTAACTTGTGTAGTATATTTGATAGCAATGAGAATGAATTTAAAGGGTTGAGCGTTGAAGCTATAAGAGAAATTTTTATTTCTAAACTTAATGGGTATATGAAAGAAGTTTATTCATCTTTACCTTTATTTATTCAAATTGAACTTGTGAATTCTATTTTGGAAAGGGATCCTCATGGTAATTTTAATGTATCAAGGGTACCTACTGAAAAATTATTTATTGAAATGGTTAATGTTAAGCTAGAGGAATTAAGAAAGCTTGGAGAGTATAGTGGTAAATTTATTCCTGTTGATCATTTCTTTGGCTATGAGGGTAGAAGTGCTGTGCCTTCAAATTTTGATAGTAATTATTGTTATAGTTTGGGCTACAACGCTGCTTTGCTTGTTTTAAATGGTTTAACAGGTTATATGTCTAGTATAAAACACTTAAATAAAAATGCTACTGAATGGACAGCAGGGGGGATTCCTTTAACAATGATGATGAACATGGAAGAAAGATATGGTGTGGCAAAACCTGTTATTAAGAAAGCGCTTGTTGATTTAAGCGGAGCTCCCTTTAATGAGTTTGCTAAGAATCGTGAAAGGTGGGCAGTGGATAATTTATATATTTACCCAGGTCCTATTCAATATTTTGGTCCTTCTAAACTTGTTGATGAGACAACTTTGACATTAAAATTAGAGCTAGAGAATTAA
- the priA gene encoding replication restart helicase PriA — translation MDNTLNNNFYYEVAFNIPVNKLFFYKHNFKLEIGIRVITNFNGRETLGIIIKRYSKDELNTDFTFEIKDILKIIDENALITEHNINLANWISRKTFSGFGEALFCGLPKISTSSKVIKNNDNKNPSSNIPIQLNEEQNNIYQEIIESKTQNTFYLFGIPGSGKTEIFIKLCEYYLGQEKQIIFLIPEISLGYQIIKRIKSNLSTNKIYEYNSKVPNSKKVLTWNKVKNGESLIIIGVKSALMLPFKNLGLIIMDEEHEHTYKSENTPRFHSRHIGFFLQGVFNSKFVMGSATPSLEAYMAMENNQIKKMTLKNKFFNKTAKELKIVDMKKERQIISSELLYSIQKSLINKRQVLIFFNKRGYSKTLECNICGHIICCPNCSFNLTYHKNENKLVCHYCNHKTSIVTNCPGCNAKNITYKTYGIQFIERELKNFLPNARIARTDSDLNKKEIINTITDFENEKLDILIGTQIIAKGFNFKQIQTLGIINADVGMGLPDFRSSERMFAIISQVLGRAARFQSDNTIIIQTKNPNYYAIKYAYEGNYEAFYKEEIKIRKELNYPPFKKIIRIIVRSHKKESAKHKCLEFFEISKEFLNEEIEYLGPSQAPMSKIAKHYRYNILYLSKSFNLLEKLIRSTKEKIRLTKDIYIEIDYYPISLI, via the coding sequence ATGGATAATACTCTAAATAATAACTTTTATTACGAAGTCGCCTTTAACATCCCTGTAAATAAGCTTTTTTTTTACAAACACAACTTCAAATTAGAAATAGGAATAAGAGTAATAACAAACTTTAATGGAAGAGAAACACTTGGAATCATAATAAAAAGATATTCTAAAGACGAGCTTAATACAGATTTTACATTTGAAATCAAAGATATACTAAAGATCATTGATGAAAATGCACTAATAACAGAACACAACATTAATCTTGCAAATTGGATTAGTAGAAAAACATTTTCTGGATTTGGAGAAGCTTTATTTTGTGGACTCCCTAAAATTTCAACTTCAAGCAAAGTAATAAAAAATAACGACAATAAAAACCCAAGTTCCAATATACCCATTCAATTAAATGAAGAACAAAATAACATTTATCAAGAAATTATCGAATCAAAAACACAAAATACATTTTACCTATTCGGGATACCTGGATCTGGAAAAACAGAAATATTCATCAAATTATGTGAGTACTATTTAGGACAAGAAAAACAAATAATTTTTTTAATCCCCGAAATCTCTTTGGGTTATCAAATAATTAAAAGAATAAAATCGAATTTAAGTACAAATAAGATTTACGAATACAACTCAAAAGTACCAAATTCAAAAAAAGTTTTAACCTGGAATAAAGTAAAGAATGGAGAAAGCTTGATTATAATTGGAGTTAAGAGTGCATTAATGCTACCATTTAAGAATTTAGGTTTAATAATAATGGATGAAGAGCATGAACACACATATAAATCTGAAAATACTCCAAGATTTCATTCAAGACACATAGGATTTTTTTTACAAGGTGTTTTTAATTCCAAATTTGTGATGGGAAGTGCAACCCCATCACTTGAAGCATACATGGCCATGGAAAATAATCAGATAAAAAAGATGACATTAAAAAACAAATTTTTTAATAAAACAGCTAAAGAACTTAAAATAGTAGATATGAAAAAAGAACGCCAGATTATATCCTCAGAATTGCTTTATAGCATACAAAAAAGCCTAATTAACAAAAGACAAGTTTTAATATTCTTCAATAAAAGAGGATACTCAAAAACACTTGAATGCAACATTTGCGGACATATCATCTGCTGTCCAAATTGCTCTTTTAACTTAACATATCATAAAAATGAAAACAAACTCGTTTGTCACTACTGCAACCACAAAACAAGCATAGTAACCAATTGCCCTGGTTGCAATGCAAAAAACATTACATATAAAACATATGGAATTCAATTTATTGAAAGGGAACTAAAAAATTTTTTACCAAACGCAAGAATAGCAAGAACAGATTCTGATCTTAATAAAAAAGAGATTATCAATACAATAACTGATTTTGAAAATGAAAAATTAGATATTTTAATTGGAACACAAATTATTGCAAAAGGATTTAATTTTAAACAAATACAAACACTAGGAATTATTAACGCTGATGTTGGGATGGGTCTTCCTGACTTTAGGAGTAGTGAAAGAATGTTTGCAATAATTTCACAAGTACTAGGAAGAGCTGCAAGATTTCAAAGTGACAATACAATTATTATTCAAACAAAAAATCCCAATTATTATGCTATAAAATATGCCTATGAAGGTAATTATGAAGCATTTTATAAAGAAGAGATAAAAATCCGTAAAGAACTCAATTATCCTCCCTTTAAAAAAATCATTAGAATAATAGTTAGAAGCCATAAAAAAGAATCTGCCAAACATAAATGCTTAGAATTTTTTGAAATATCTAAAGAATTTTTAAATGAAGAAATTGAATACCTTGGACCCTCCCAAGCTCCCATGTCAAAAATAGCTAAACACTATAGATACAACATACTATACCTATCAAAATCCTTCAACCTACTAGAAAAACTAATACGAAGCACAAAAGAAAAAATAAGATTAACAAAAGACATATACATCGAAATAGACTATTATCCAATTTCCCTAATTTAA
- the ruvB gene encoding Holliday junction branch migration DNA helicase RuvB encodes MDLGEGSDFLSSDKNFLYDRNESELRPKSLRDFSGQSHIKENLNIFIKASRERNEALDHVFLSGPPGLGKTTLASIIAFEMNTIIKVTSAPALDKPKDIVGILTTLDDKSVLFIDEIHRLKPVIEEMLYIAMEDYEIDWIIGQGPAARTVRIPIPKFTLIGATTKPGKVASPLYARFGIVSRFDLYNEEELVKIIKRNSVILNVKLEEKAAYLLARSSRGTPRVANRILRRMRDFAQVGGYGLITENIVSSGLEMLKIDKEGLDEQDRNILKSLILKFKGGPVGVETLAISVGETADSLEDFYEPYLILKGLIERTSRGRKATDFAYFHLNLDKNEHNDLSEEKQNGYQGILF; translated from the coding sequence ATGGATTTAGGAGAGGGATCTGATTTTTTAAGTTCTGACAAAAATTTTCTGTATGACAGAAATGAGAGTGAACTTAGACCGAAATCCCTTAGAGATTTTTCAGGACAGTCTCACATCAAGGAAAACTTAAATATTTTTATAAAAGCATCTAGGGAGAGAAATGAGGCGCTTGATCATGTTTTTTTAAGTGGTCCTCCAGGTTTGGGTAAGACTACTCTTGCTAGTATTATTGCTTTTGAAATGAACACTATAATAAAGGTGACTTCAGCACCGGCTCTTGATAAGCCAAAGGATATTGTTGGTATTTTAACAACTCTTGATGATAAGAGTGTTTTATTTATTGATGAGATACATAGACTTAAACCTGTAATAGAAGAGATGCTTTATATTGCAATGGAAGATTATGAGATAGACTGGATAATTGGACAAGGTCCTGCTGCAAGGACTGTAAGAATTCCTATTCCTAAGTTCACTTTGATTGGGGCTACTACAAAACCAGGAAAAGTGGCGTCACCTCTTTATGCAAGATTTGGCATTGTGTCTAGATTTGATCTTTATAATGAAGAAGAACTTGTAAAGATAATAAAGAGGAATTCTGTTATTTTGAATGTTAAACTAGAAGAAAAGGCCGCATATCTTCTTGCAAGAAGCTCAAGGGGAACGCCTCGTGTAGCAAATAGGATATTGAGGCGAATGAGAGACTTTGCGCAAGTTGGAGGTTATGGATTGATTACAGAAAATATTGTAAGTTCTGGGCTTGAGATGTTAAAAATTGATAAAGAAGGACTTGATGAGCAGGATAGAAATATTTTGAAGAGTTTGATACTGAAATTTAAAGGTGGTCCTGTTGGTGTTGAAACTTTAGCAATTTCTGTTGGTGAAACAGCTGATTCTCTTGAAGATTTTTATGAACCTTATCTTATTTTAAAGGGTTTAATTGAGAGAACCAGTAGAGGACGCAAGGCTACTGACTTTGCGTATTTTCATCTAAATTTGGATAAAAATGAACATAATGACTTAAGTGAAGAGAAGCAAAATGGATACCAAGGAATTTTATTTTGA
- a CDS encoding RluA family pseudouridine synthase codes for MKKLQEEFVVKEDCQRLDIYLSEKFCIFTRSQIKKREVIAFKNNGDVFVSIKLSKPVFVGDKILIEFNEEIDLREYVRPFKLPISIIYEDINLIVVNKPQGILSHPGMSRLENTVVNFLLYHVSDLEDNFKEDKVRPGIVHRLDKDTSGVLICAKNLATLNFLSTQFKERVVKKVYIAIVKGNLKSSAGIIDTFIDRDKNDRKKFSVNKSRGKRALTEYRVLINMGNYSLVALSPKTGRTHQLRVHMKYLNHPILGDVIYSRLDRDFRDVSLMLHAFKLEINIREGFLKKFVSEFPQRFIDFLSNFYSKKELDVLVLNFIKFLDEF; via the coding sequence ATGAAAAAACTTCAGGAAGAGTTTGTTGTAAAGGAAGATTGTCAAAGGCTGGATATTTATTTATCTGAAAAATTTTGTATCTTTACTAGAAGTCAAATTAAAAAAAGAGAAGTAATTGCCTTTAAAAACAATGGTGATGTTTTTGTTTCAATAAAGTTATCAAAACCTGTTTTTGTAGGAGATAAAATATTAATAGAATTTAATGAAGAAATTGATTTAAGAGAGTATGTAAGACCTTTTAAATTACCTATTAGTATTATTTATGAAGATATAAATCTTATTGTTGTAAATAAACCTCAAGGTATTTTAAGTCATCCTGGCATGTCTAGGTTGGAAAATACTGTTGTAAATTTTCTTTTGTATCATGTATCAGATTTAGAGGATAATTTTAAAGAGGATAAGGTAAGGCCTGGAATTGTGCATAGACTAGACAAAGACACATCTGGGGTATTAATTTGTGCTAAAAATCTAGCAACTTTGAATTTTTTATCTACACAGTTTAAGGAAAGAGTTGTAAAGAAAGTTTACATTGCAATTGTTAAGGGTAATCTTAAAAGTTCTGCTGGTATTATTGATACTTTTATAGATAGAGATAAAAATGATAGAAAAAAGTTTAGTGTAAATAAAAGTAGAGGTAAAAGGGCATTAACTGAGTATAGAGTGTTGATTAATATGGGGAATTATTCCTTAGTAGCTTTAAGCCCTAAGACGGGGCGTACGCATCAGTTAAGAGTTCATATGAAATATTTAAATCATCCAATATTAGGGGATGTTATTTATAGTAGGTTGGATAGGGATTTTAGGGATGTATCTTTAATGCTTCATGCTTTCAAACTTGAGATTAATATTAGAGAAGGTTTTTTGAAAAAATTTGTCTCAGAATTTCCGCAGAGATTTATTGATTTTTTATCAAATTTTTATAGTAAAAAAGAGTTAGATGTACTTGTTCTTAATTTTATTAAATTTTTAGACGAGTTTTAA
- a CDS encoding PQQ-dependent sugar dehydrogenase yields MKNKFSARYSIYILLLLSLPLNLEAKINKLKVPNGFQVEIFINNIEKPRGLTSDDEGNIFIGSSSNFAYLITKSKNIYTIASNLQKPIGISYFNNKLYISSVNKIYVVQDVEKEINNTVNANQPYKWKMEEFVILPDTNSKIHAGRYIKVDKRNENLIVNIGSPSNARIPKEEHEAVLLGINLATKEKNIVEYGVRNSVGFDFHPIDNYLYFSDNGRDHLGDNLPPDEINLVSKYGEHFGFPYVFGKNRKDPSFFLKAPKNIDFTPAIYELPAHVAPLGIHFYKGNMFPSEYKNKLFIAEHGSWNSTVPVGYRITTLDINSNTKTVTNYKIFLEGLLTSDGSKIGRPVDIITYWDGSILFSDDFGNKIYGYTTTNYNCHDKVQVQVHHYYDHY; encoded by the coding sequence ATGAAAAATAAATTTAGTGCTAGATACTCTATTTATATATTACTCTTGTTAAGCTTACCACTAAACTTAGAGGCAAAAATCAACAAATTAAAAGTTCCAAATGGATTTCAAGTTGAAATATTTATAAACAACATTGAAAAACCTCGGGGACTTACAAGTGATGATGAAGGCAATATTTTTATAGGATCTTCAAGTAATTTTGCTTATTTAATCACAAAAAGCAAAAATATTTACACCATTGCTTCAAACCTTCAAAAACCAATAGGCATTTCTTACTTTAACAACAAATTATACATCTCATCGGTAAACAAAATTTACGTTGTTCAAGATGTAGAAAAAGAGATAAACAATACTGTAAATGCCAATCAACCATATAAATGGAAAATGGAAGAGTTTGTTATTTTACCAGACACAAATTCAAAAATACATGCTGGCAGATATATTAAGGTAGACAAAAGGAATGAAAATTTAATAGTTAATATTGGATCTCCTAGCAACGCTAGAATTCCTAAGGAAGAACATGAAGCCGTCTTGCTAGGTATTAATCTTGCAACTAAAGAAAAAAATATAGTAGAGTATGGCGTTAGAAATTCAGTAGGATTTGATTTTCACCCAATTGATAACTATCTCTATTTTAGTGATAATGGAAGAGATCACTTAGGTGATAATTTACCACCAGACGAGATTAATTTAGTATCCAAATATGGTGAACATTTTGGATTTCCATATGTGTTTGGTAAAAATAGAAAAGATCCCTCCTTTTTCCTTAAAGCTCCTAAAAATATTGATTTTACACCTGCTATTTATGAACTACCTGCTCATGTAGCGCCACTTGGAATACATTTTTACAAGGGGAATATGTTTCCAAGCGAATATAAAAATAAATTATTTATTGCCGAACACGGATCATGGAATAGTACAGTTCCTGTTGGATACAGAATAACAACACTAGACATCAATTCAAATACAAAAACTGTAACAAATTATAAGATATTCTTAGAAGGTCTTTTAACCTCCGATGGTTCTAAAATAGGAAGACCTGTTGACATTATCACTTACTGGGATGGTTCAATTTTATTCTCAGATGACTTTGGAAACAAAATCTACGGATATACTACAACTAATTATAATTGCCATGACAAAGTGCAAGTGCAAGTGCATCACTACTATGATCACTATTAA